A stretch of the Archangium violaceum genome encodes the following:
- a CDS encoding DUF4785 family immunoglobulin-like domain-containing protein, which yields MTFHRSFVQSASLALAVVLLGGFTQEPAVSSPMRSASGATLSPGDVAPGRLYSRAVTENLGKGLVSVSNPTSPKQPLPAPLAPETRRSKSTVLHVAPRSAATQLELPIDAPEDAWVMLIPKGDNAKVGEEALRDVVMFDSRGIRADLKAARAGNAQLGVDAERLQAAGITRPISMLRLDKEMGRGAYKVKVGARAAEVGLAIEVRVPSSSIELSLTASAMQLFPGDDGYVTVGVQSAERIDHVRYEAALYTPRFERDRVVPVVKVGNEYRAMVSRVMNERDEPGAWVLEVRAVGSAGGQAFDRLAQTAFGFTVPTARIASAGKARLVRGAGGMVTALEVDVVLESQALDRYEVTGTLVATDDKGVERPVAEAQVTDLLDTGSHTLTLRFEAGHAGLSKLDGSYALRGLQLYSLGTNTLYHRLASGLDIRMPAVRASELAASELTPAIESMMHAGEFDVGR from the coding sequence ATGACCTTCCACCGTTCCTTCGTTCAGTCCGCCAGCCTGGCGTTGGCGGTCGTCCTGCTCGGGGGCTTCACCCAGGAGCCGGCCGTGTCCTCACCCATGCGAAGCGCCTCGGGCGCCACGTTGTCCCCGGGTGACGTCGCCCCGGGCCGGCTGTACTCGCGTGCCGTCACCGAGAACCTCGGCAAGGGCCTCGTCTCGGTGTCCAACCCCACCTCGCCCAAGCAGCCCCTCCCGGCGCCGCTCGCGCCCGAGACGCGGCGCTCGAAGTCGACCGTGCTGCACGTGGCGCCCCGCTCGGCGGCGACGCAGCTCGAGCTGCCCATCGACGCGCCCGAGGACGCATGGGTGATGCTCATCCCCAAGGGCGACAACGCCAAGGTGGGGGAGGAGGCCCTGCGCGACGTGGTGATGTTCGATTCGCGCGGCATCCGCGCGGACCTCAAGGCGGCGCGCGCTGGCAATGCCCAGCTGGGCGTGGACGCCGAGCGCCTGCAGGCCGCGGGCATCACCCGGCCCATCTCGATGCTGCGCCTGGACAAGGAGATGGGCCGTGGCGCCTACAAGGTGAAGGTGGGCGCCAGGGCGGCCGAGGTGGGGCTGGCCATCGAGGTGCGCGTGCCCTCCTCGTCCATCGAGCTGTCGCTCACGGCCTCGGCGATGCAGCTCTTCCCGGGCGACGACGGCTACGTGACGGTGGGCGTGCAGTCGGCGGAGCGCATCGATCACGTGCGCTACGAGGCCGCGCTCTATACCCCGCGCTTCGAGCGCGACCGCGTGGTGCCGGTGGTGAAGGTGGGCAATGAGTACCGGGCCATGGTGTCGCGCGTGATGAATGAGCGCGACGAGCCGGGTGCGTGGGTGCTCGAGGTGCGCGCGGTGGGTTCCGCGGGCGGTCAGGCCTTCGATCGGCTGGCGCAGACCGCGTTCGGCTTCACGGTGCCCACGGCGCGCATCGCCTCGGCGGGCAAGGCGCGCCTGGTGCGTGGCGCGGGCGGCATGGTGACGGCGCTCGAGGTGGACGTGGTGCTCGAGAGCCAGGCCCTCGACCGCTACGAGGTGACGGGCACGCTCGTCGCGACGGACGACAAGGGCGTCGAGCGTCCGGTGGCCGAGGCGCAGGTGACGGATCTGCTCGACACGGGCTCCCACACGCTGACGCTGCGCTTCGAGGCGGGCCACGCCGGCCTGTCCAAGCTCGACGGCAGCTACGCGCTGCGTGGACTGCAGCTCTACTCGCTCGGCACCAACACGCTGTATCACCGCCTCGCCAGCGGGCTCGACATCCGCATGCCGGCGGTGCGCGCCTCCGAGCTCGCGGCCTCCGAGCTCACGCCCGCCATCGAGAGCATGATGCACGCGGGCGAATTCGACGTCGGTCGGTAG
- a CDS encoding hybrid sensor histidine kinase/response regulator, with protein sequence MVHEVPHASLLLVDERQESLLALEASLAPLGPRLVTANSAEDALRRFLHEDFALILLDVHQEWEEGLVSARLLREVWRSRSTPLLLLTEEPEPARVREAHALGAVDCLASSHDPDVLRAKVSVFIELHQRNTELRRARVALAEREERLRFILQAGGLGQWRLELPTLRLDASEGCKNNFGLPPEWALSSYEALLSLIHPEDRQGMTEAVERALATCGDYSADYRVVPPGGGLRWVAARGRVECGPDGRPVGMVGITLDITERMRGEQRLGFLSEASRLLTESQEPDDALQRVARLAASSVATYCLVDLLQEDGGFQRVAAAHREPSLEEAIQQARRFTPQSDVSALVAEALRHGWTKLYTDLTPEHRRRSAVSPAHLELLERLDPHSVLLVPMKTRERPWGVITFARAGAAERFDEGDMDMAEELARRAASALENARLLRTTQEAVRLRDEFLSVASHELKTPLTPLSLKLQALARAVKGGGCADLERRLPGEVDVMRRQVKRLSDLVNELLDVSRISSGRLSLALEQVDLTALVREVSSRFEPEAERVGCRLHIMNDGALLGCWDRLRLEQVVSNLLSNSIKYGAGRPIHIQVGASERGARLVIRDEGIGIQEEALSRIFGKFERAVSERNYGGLGLGLYITRQIVEAHGGTIRVESAPGQGATFTLELPLRPG encoded by the coding sequence GTGGTGCATGAAGTTCCGCACGCGAGCCTGTTGCTGGTGGATGAGCGACAGGAAAGTCTCCTGGCGCTGGAAGCCTCCCTCGCTCCACTCGGCCCGCGGCTGGTGACGGCCAACTCGGCCGAGGATGCGCTCCGCCGGTTCCTGCACGAGGACTTCGCCCTCATCCTCCTCGACGTGCACCAGGAATGGGAGGAGGGGCTCGTCTCGGCCCGGTTGCTCCGCGAGGTGTGGCGCTCGCGTTCCACGCCTCTCCTTCTTCTCACCGAGGAGCCGGAGCCCGCGCGTGTCCGGGAGGCTCATGCGCTCGGGGCCGTGGACTGTCTGGCCAGCTCACACGATCCGGATGTGCTCCGGGCCAAGGTGTCCGTCTTCATCGAGCTGCATCAGCGCAACACCGAGCTTCGCCGGGCCCGGGTGGCCCTGGCGGAGCGCGAGGAGCGATTGCGCTTCATCCTCCAGGCCGGTGGCCTCGGGCAGTGGAGGCTGGAGCTCCCGACGCTGCGGCTGGATGCGTCGGAGGGCTGCAAGAACAACTTCGGCCTGCCTCCCGAGTGGGCGCTGTCCTCGTATGAGGCCTTGCTCTCGCTCATCCATCCGGAGGACCGCCAGGGAATGACGGAGGCCGTGGAGCGGGCGCTGGCCACATGCGGCGACTACTCCGCGGACTATCGCGTCGTGCCTCCAGGCGGAGGCCTGCGTTGGGTCGCGGCGCGTGGGCGCGTGGAGTGTGGCCCGGACGGTAGACCCGTGGGCATGGTTGGCATCACCCTGGACATCACGGAGCGGATGCGCGGTGAGCAGAGGCTCGGCTTCCTGTCCGAAGCGAGCCGGTTGCTGACCGAGTCACAGGAGCCGGACGACGCCCTGCAGCGCGTCGCGCGGCTCGCCGCCTCGTCCGTGGCCACGTATTGCCTGGTGGATCTCCTCCAGGAGGATGGAGGGTTCCAGCGTGTGGCCGCGGCGCACCGGGAGCCGTCCCTGGAGGAGGCCATCCAGCAGGCCCGGCGCTTCACGCCCCAGTCCGACGTCTCCGCGCTCGTGGCCGAGGCATTGCGACATGGCTGGACGAAGCTCTACACGGACCTCACTCCCGAGCATCGGCGGCGGAGCGCCGTCAGCCCCGCGCACCTGGAGCTCCTGGAGCGATTGGATCCTCACTCCGTGCTCCTGGTGCCGATGAAGACGCGGGAGCGGCCCTGGGGCGTCATCACGTTCGCTCGCGCGGGCGCGGCCGAGCGGTTCGACGAGGGCGACATGGACATGGCCGAGGAGCTGGCCCGCCGCGCGGCGTCCGCGCTGGAGAACGCCCGGCTCCTTCGCACCACGCAGGAGGCGGTACGGCTCCGGGACGAGTTCCTCTCGGTGGCCAGTCATGAGCTCAAGACACCGCTCACGCCCTTGAGCCTCAAGCTCCAGGCCCTGGCGCGCGCGGTGAAGGGTGGAGGGTGCGCGGACCTGGAGCGGCGGTTGCCGGGAGAGGTCGACGTGATGCGCCGGCAGGTCAAACGTCTCTCGGACCTGGTGAACGAGCTGCTCGACGTATCGCGCATCAGCTCGGGCCGGCTGTCGCTGGCGCTCGAGCAGGTCGACCTGACGGCGCTCGTTCGCGAGGTGAGCTCCCGGTTCGAGCCCGAGGCGGAGCGGGTCGGCTGCCGTCTCCACATCATGAACGACGGCGCCCTGCTGGGGTGTTGGGACAGGCTGCGACTCGAGCAGGTGGTCTCCAACCTGCTCTCCAATTCCATCAAATACGGAGCGGGCAGACCCATCCACATCCAGGTCGGGGCATCGGAGCGGGGGGCGCGGCTCGTCATCCGGGACGAGGGCATCGGCATCCAGGAGGAAGCGCTCTCGCGCATCTTCGGCAAGTTCGAGCGCGCCGTCTCCGAGCGGAACTACGGAGGGTTGGGGCTGGGCCTCTACATCACCCGGCAGATCGTGGAGGCCCATGGCGGAACCATCCGGGTGGAGAGCGCGCCAGGGCAGGGCGCGACCTTCACCCTGGAGCTGCCCCTGCGCCCCGGTTAG
- a CDS encoding DMT family transporter, with protein MRKPSSALPAILLGLASALFFTMTYVLNRNMAAAGGFWAWSASLRYFIMLPLMFVLVAVRGGWPALWAELRRNPREWLLWGSVGFGVFYSLLTLSADYGPSWLIAGSFQITALAGPLLSPFIYTDERRRIPLKAVSMGSLIVAGVLLMQLGHFHMAMPASAWWALLLVVSSAVAYPLGNRRLMLHLEREGVSLDASQRVLGMTLGSLPLWLVVAVYGHARVGWPSLAQVLQSSGVALSSGVIATTLFFRASHMTANNPVALAAVEASQSTELLFALLLGVLFLGEPWPSTFSFAGAVLIVVGMVLYSRISVSAELEPSVART; from the coding sequence ATGAGAAAGCCTTCGTCCGCCCTGCCCGCGATCCTGCTCGGTCTGGCCTCGGCGCTTTTTTTCACCATGACCTATGTGCTCAACCGCAACATGGCGGCGGCGGGTGGGTTCTGGGCCTGGAGCGCGTCGCTGCGCTATTTCATCATGCTGCCCCTGATGTTCGTGCTCGTGGCCGTGCGCGGAGGCTGGCCCGCGCTGTGGGCCGAACTGCGGCGCAACCCCCGCGAGTGGTTGCTCTGGGGCAGCGTGGGCTTCGGCGTCTTCTATTCGCTCCTGACGTTGTCGGCGGACTACGGGCCCTCGTGGCTGATCGCCGGTTCGTTCCAGATCACCGCGCTCGCGGGCCCGCTGTTGTCGCCCTTCATCTACACGGATGAGCGCCGGCGGATACCGCTCAAGGCCGTGAGCATGGGCTCGTTGATCGTCGCGGGTGTCCTGCTCATGCAACTGGGCCACTTCCACATGGCCATGCCCGCCAGCGCCTGGTGGGCGCTGCTCCTCGTGGTGAGCTCCGCCGTCGCGTACCCGCTGGGCAATCGCAGGTTGATGCTGCACCTGGAGCGAGAGGGCGTCTCCCTGGATGCCAGCCAGCGCGTCCTGGGGATGACGCTGGGGAGCCTGCCGCTGTGGCTGGTGGTGGCGGTGTACGGCCATGCGCGGGTGGGGTGGCCGTCGCTGGCGCAGGTGCTGCAGTCCTCGGGTGTGGCGCTCTCCTCGGGAGTGATCGCCACCACCCTGTTCTTCCGCGCCAGCCACATGACGGCGAACAACCCGGTCGCACTGGCCGCCGTGGAGGCCTCGCAGTCCACCGAGCTGCTCTTCGCGCTGTTGTTGGGCGTGCTCTTCCTGGGCGAGCCATGGCCCTCCACGTTCAGCTTCGCGGGCGCGGTGCTCATCGTGGTGGGCATGGTGCTCTACAGCCGCATCAGCGTGAGCGCCGAGCTGGAGCCTTCCGTGGCGCGGACGTGA
- a CDS encoding OmpA family protein, translated as MDSLLKLGLLTGLLSVDAVRAAEPPSVEQVSAELDRELQQMVKSPSPEVRLLFSGLDPSGYKLVEVHFTLDGKPLEVPPVEKLASPGPHVLTTLQVEDGPHTLVSNVVYMDASWNLFSQTSGLLWNVTSTLNFQTQRGLRVDVKAMSMLVPEAKDPRQKVKLSHDVTAEMIAKLEDGPPPPPEPHPEKASVPDAGVVIAPAPTQPEPTRPPGNPEPPPATPAAQPQKAKLLVRATVLRKSVAATISVRGSTTQKVTLKRGAKAPTPVEVTPGEYTVDVIAPGFLAQTRRVLLSGGNAQPLEFALVRAPKKKLVKEKNDRLELLKPLRFPQGKAAPLPGGNVLLQQLVDTLVRRPIQRIRIEGHTDNQEGEESERKQLSEERAKAVAELLVQAGVDPARIETAGLADSRPKAPNITPRGRELNRRVELVILER; from the coding sequence TTGGACTCGCTGCTAAAGCTCGGTTTGCTCACGGGACTGCTCTCCGTTGACGCGGTGCGTGCAGCGGAGCCACCGTCCGTCGAGCAGGTGAGCGCCGAGTTGGACCGGGAACTCCAGCAGATGGTGAAAAGCCCATCGCCGGAGGTGCGGCTGCTCTTCTCGGGATTGGATCCCTCCGGGTACAAGCTCGTGGAGGTCCACTTCACCCTCGACGGCAAGCCGCTCGAGGTTCCGCCGGTGGAGAAGCTCGCCTCCCCCGGCCCCCATGTGCTGACGACGCTGCAGGTGGAGGACGGGCCCCACACGCTCGTGTCCAACGTCGTCTACATGGACGCGTCGTGGAACCTGTTCAGCCAGACGTCCGGCCTGCTGTGGAACGTGACCTCCACGCTCAACTTCCAGACGCAGCGCGGGCTGCGCGTGGACGTGAAGGCCATGTCCATGCTGGTGCCGGAGGCGAAGGACCCGCGGCAGAAGGTCAAGCTGTCGCACGATGTGACGGCGGAGATGATCGCGAAGCTCGAGGACGGCCCGCCGCCCCCTCCCGAGCCCCACCCGGAGAAAGCCTCGGTGCCGGACGCGGGCGTGGTGATCGCCCCGGCTCCGACACAACCGGAGCCGACGAGGCCTCCGGGCAACCCCGAGCCGCCACCGGCGACCCCGGCGGCCCAGCCGCAGAAGGCGAAGCTCCTGGTCCGGGCAACGGTGCTCCGCAAGTCCGTGGCGGCGACGATCTCCGTGCGCGGGAGCACGACCCAGAAGGTGACGCTGAAGCGGGGGGCCAAGGCGCCCACGCCGGTGGAGGTGACTCCGGGCGAATACACGGTGGACGTCATCGCCCCCGGCTTCCTCGCGCAGACGCGCCGGGTGCTGCTCTCCGGAGGCAACGCGCAACCGCTGGAGTTCGCGCTGGTGCGCGCGCCGAAGAAGAAGCTCGTGAAGGAGAAGAACGACCGGCTCGAGCTGCTCAAGCCCCTGCGCTTCCCCCAGGGCAAGGCGGCGCCGCTGCCGGGCGGCAACGTCCTCCTCCAACAGCTCGTGGACACGCTCGTGCGGCGCCCCATCCAGCGCATCCGCATCGAGGGCCACACCGACAACCAGGAGGGCGAGGAGAGCGAGAGGAAGCAGCTCTCCGAGGAGCGGGCCAAGGCCGTGGCGGAGCTGCTCGTGCAGGCGGGGGTGGACCCGGCGCGCATCGAGACGGCGGGCCTCGCCGACTCCCGGCCGAAGGCGCCCAACATCACCCCGCGCGGACGCGAGCTCAACCGGCGCGTGGAGCTCGTCATCCTCGAGCGCTGA
- a CDS encoding SGNH/GDSL hydrolase family protein, whose protein sequence is MILCLAVLLSTGAVRAAAGEPSTATAPALAGAQRTRTVLLLGDSLIVTSFGESLERSLNEHPGVRAVRRAKSSTGLARPDFFDWMKVGREEVERHSPDVVVVIMGGNDGQGLTDENGKAKVQWGASGWEAAYRQRVEDFLRVLEAPGRKILWVELPITKLPNFERKLRVIRRILREAVSAHEAAKHLDTKPFFTDARGGVLRVARVEGFRKPMPLRMADGVHFTVAGGRYFASQVHPAVIGLLEAGGDSRPASPDPTACRQSNATPDASMSPVALCPP, encoded by the coding sequence TTGATCCTGTGTCTGGCCGTCCTGTTGTCCACGGGAGCGGTGCGTGCGGCGGCCGGAGAACCGTCCACCGCGACCGCGCCCGCGCTGGCGGGAGCCCAGCGGACCCGGACCGTGCTCCTGCTCGGTGACAGTCTGATCGTCACCAGCTTCGGCGAGTCCCTCGAGAGGTCGCTGAACGAGCACCCCGGGGTCCGCGCCGTGCGGCGGGCGAAGTCCTCCACCGGGCTCGCCCGGCCCGACTTCTTCGACTGGATGAAGGTCGGACGGGAGGAGGTCGAGCGTCATTCCCCCGACGTGGTCGTCGTCATCATGGGGGGGAACGACGGGCAGGGACTCACGGACGAGAACGGCAAGGCGAAGGTTCAATGGGGGGCCTCCGGGTGGGAGGCCGCGTACCGCCAGCGTGTCGAGGACTTCCTGCGTGTCCTCGAGGCTCCCGGCCGGAAGATCCTCTGGGTCGAGTTGCCCATCACCAAACTGCCGAACTTCGAGCGCAAGCTGAGGGTGATTCGCCGCATCCTGCGCGAGGCCGTCTCGGCCCATGAGGCCGCGAAGCATCTCGACACGAAGCCGTTCTTCACCGACGCGCGGGGGGGAGTCCTGAGAGTGGCCCGGGTCGAGGGCTTCCGAAAGCCCATGCCCCTGCGGATGGCCGATGGGGTCCACTTCACGGTGGCGGGAGGCCGGTACTTCGCCAGCCAGGTTCATCCCGCGGTGATCGGATTGCTCGAAGCCGGTGGAGACTCGCGGCCCGCCAGCCCGGATCCGACCGCCTGCCGCCAGTCCAATGCCACGCCGGATGCTTCGATGTCGCCCGTGGCCCTCTGCCCTCCGTGA
- a CDS encoding GNAT family N-acetyltransferase: MTDLLERLQSYMRRSAAGRYESVPIPPFTAFFLGIDPLVYFNYAIPDGPISGDVSEPLRRLRAAFEERRRVPRFEYVSELAPDLEGKLLVAGFRREAEARLMVCTRESFTPVVAPEGLSLSVLTSEASREEVRAYCTTSRRGFVPDEPYEAPEEEISKTLEDLKRGRAVLGRVVGQPAVVGTYTAPSEGIAELGGVATLERFRKRGLGTALTSRVAQEAFAQGVEVLFLSTLTEEAGRIYERVGFRFVTRMLFYVDAAHPEGASSPVSG; the protein is encoded by the coding sequence ATGACAGATCTGCTCGAACGTTTGCAGTCCTATATGCGCCGGAGTGCCGCGGGACGTTACGAGTCCGTTCCGATTCCGCCCTTCACGGCGTTCTTCCTCGGCATCGACCCGCTCGTCTACTTCAACTACGCCATTCCAGACGGCCCCATCTCGGGAGACGTGAGCGAGCCCCTGCGGCGGCTCCGGGCGGCCTTCGAGGAGCGGCGGAGGGTGCCCCGCTTCGAGTACGTCTCCGAGCTGGCACCGGACCTGGAAGGCAAGCTCCTCGTCGCCGGCTTCCGGCGGGAAGCCGAGGCGCGATTGATGGTCTGCACCCGCGAGAGCTTCACCCCCGTGGTGGCGCCGGAGGGGCTCTCGCTGTCGGTCCTCACGTCCGAGGCTTCTCGCGAGGAGGTGCGCGCGTATTGCACCACCTCGCGGCGGGGCTTCGTCCCGGACGAGCCCTACGAGGCCCCCGAGGAGGAGATCTCCAAGACGTTGGAAGACCTGAAGAGGGGCAGGGCGGTGCTGGGGCGCGTGGTGGGACAGCCGGCCGTGGTTGGCACCTACACCGCGCCCTCCGAGGGCATCGCCGAGCTCGGCGGGGTGGCGACGCTCGAGCGCTTTCGCAAGCGGGGACTCGGCACCGCGCTCACGTCCCGGGTGGCCCAGGAGGCCTTCGCGCAGGGCGTGGAGGTGCTGTTCCTGAGCACCCTCACCGAGGAGGCCGGCCGCATCTACGAGCGGGTGGGTTTCCGGTTCGTGACGCGGATGCTCTTCTACGTCGATGCCGCACACCCCGAGGGGGCCTCGTCTCCCGTATCGGGTTGA
- a CDS encoding cytochrome P450, with protein MDQPLHLMTPEARANPYPLYAEFRRRAVCQVEPGGMWAVSRYDDVVTVLKDPRRFSSAGLGQSFLPPWLERNPTADSLVMKDPPDHTRLRAMVSRAFSGMALSRWESRIRDIAEELAEAAVRHQEVDFIADFALPLPTRVLNLFFGLEPAMALRLKGWADDLVSIPASQPSPQRMEQIRHSLAEMERCFNALIELRRADPGEDLVSELIRTEALTHEELLSFLFGLVPAGVETTVYLLANTMLVLSEHPRELERVRENPTLIPRLIEEVLRYEPPGQSSLRLTTEDVVLSGVTIPRGSVVVALIGAAMRDEGRFPQADRFIIDRENQGQLAFGHGPHFCLGAMLARMEARLGMEALFSRIRGFTLARRDVTWSQSIIARGPLALPLRLEGPLR; from the coding sequence ATGGACCAGCCCCTCCACTTGATGACCCCCGAAGCGAGAGCCAACCCCTACCCTCTCTACGCGGAGTTCCGACGAAGGGCGGTGTGCCAGGTGGAGCCCGGAGGCATGTGGGCCGTCAGCCGCTACGACGACGTGGTGACAGTGCTCAAGGATCCGAGGCGCTTCTCGTCGGCGGGCCTGGGCCAGAGCTTCCTGCCTCCCTGGTTGGAGCGGAATCCCACGGCGGACTCGCTCGTCATGAAGGATCCGCCGGACCACACGCGGCTGCGCGCCATGGTCAGCCGGGCCTTCAGTGGCATGGCGCTGAGCCGGTGGGAGTCACGCATCCGTGACATCGCCGAGGAGCTCGCCGAGGCCGCCGTGCGTCACCAGGAGGTGGACTTCATCGCCGACTTCGCCCTGCCCCTCCCCACCCGCGTGCTCAACCTCTTCTTCGGACTGGAGCCCGCCATGGCCCTCCGCTTGAAAGGTTGGGCGGATGATCTGGTCAGCATCCCCGCCAGTCAGCCCTCACCCCAGCGCATGGAGCAGATCCGCCACAGCCTCGCGGAGATGGAACGCTGCTTCAACGCGCTCATCGAGCTGCGGCGCGCCGACCCTGGAGAGGATCTCGTGAGCGAGCTGATCCGCACGGAGGCGCTGACGCACGAGGAGCTGTTGAGCTTCCTCTTCGGGCTGGTGCCAGCCGGTGTGGAGACGACCGTCTACCTCCTCGCCAATACGATGCTCGTGCTCTCGGAGCACCCGCGGGAGTTGGAGCGCGTGCGCGAGAATCCCACGCTCATCCCCCGGCTCATCGAGGAGGTCCTCCGTTACGAGCCTCCCGGGCAGAGCAGTCTCCGGCTGACCACCGAGGACGTGGTGCTCTCCGGGGTGACGATTCCCCGCGGCTCCGTCGTCGTCGCCCTGATCGGCGCGGCCATGCGTGACGAGGGCCGCTTCCCCCAGGCGGACCGGTTCATCATCGACCGCGAGAACCAGGGGCAGCTCGCCTTCGGCCACGGGCCCCACTTCTGCCTGGGAGCGATGCTCGCGCGGATGGAGGCGCGCCTCGGCATGGAGGCCCTCTTCTCGCGCATCCGCGGCTTCACCCTCGCGCGGCGGGACGTGACCTGGTCACAGTCCATCATCGCGCGCGGTCCCCTCGCCCTGCCACTCCGCCTGGAGGGTCCGCTGCGGTAG
- a CDS encoding alpha-amylase family glycosyl hydrolase: MHDAVFYHVYPLGACGAPATNDFQSAPVARLDRLLPWLDHWAALGVNAVYLGPLFESSTHGYDTADYFHVDRRLGDEATLARLVDGLHARGMRVIFDAVFNHVGRSFWAFRDLREKGPASPYRTWFRGLRFDAHNRFGDPFVYEGWHGVEDLVKLELREEAVRRHLFDAVTHWVERFRIDGLRLDAADAMDLDFFDGLASFCRGLGRELWLMGEVIHGDYRQWARPGRLHATTDYALWKGLWSSHNDRNYFELAHTLKRQVAPSGMYEGLSLYTFADNHDVNRAASLLKDARHLPLLYLLLFTLPGVPSIYYGSEWGQTGRKEGGDDRPLRPALPEPPGPAKPPHPGLREAITRFASLRHQHEALRQGSYRELLVRNEQLAFARERGGELLVVAVNASDKPAEVEVPMTGTPDGDWIDLLEPGRRFTLRGGRLQLGPLPATSGRVLRRA; this comes from the coding sequence GTGCACGACGCGGTTTTCTACCATGTGTACCCTCTGGGTGCCTGCGGTGCCCCCGCCACGAACGACTTCCAGAGCGCCCCTGTCGCGCGTCTCGATCGCCTCCTGCCCTGGCTCGACCACTGGGCCGCGCTGGGGGTGAACGCCGTCTATCTCGGACCCCTCTTCGAGTCCTCCACCCACGGCTACGACACGGCGGACTACTTCCACGTGGATCGCCGCCTGGGTGACGAGGCCACGCTCGCCCGGTTGGTGGACGGGCTGCATGCGCGCGGGATGCGGGTGATCTTCGACGCGGTCTTCAACCACGTGGGCCGGTCCTTCTGGGCCTTCCGGGACCTGCGGGAGAAGGGCCCGGCATCCCCCTACCGGACATGGTTCCGCGGTCTGCGTTTCGATGCACACAACCGCTTCGGGGACCCCTTCGTGTACGAGGGCTGGCACGGCGTGGAGGATCTGGTGAAGCTGGAGCTGCGCGAGGAGGCGGTCCGCCGGCACCTCTTCGACGCGGTGACACATTGGGTGGAGCGCTTTCGGATCGACGGCCTCCGGCTCGACGCGGCGGACGCCATGGACCTCGACTTCTTCGATGGCCTGGCCTCCTTCTGCCGCGGACTCGGCCGGGAGCTGTGGCTCATGGGCGAGGTCATCCACGGCGACTACCGCCAGTGGGCCCGGCCAGGACGGCTGCACGCCACCACGGACTACGCCCTGTGGAAGGGACTCTGGTCCAGCCACAACGACCGGAACTACTTCGAGCTGGCCCACACACTGAAGCGGCAGGTCGCGCCCAGCGGCATGTACGAGGGCCTGTCCCTCTACACCTTCGCCGACAACCACGACGTGAACCGGGCCGCGAGCCTCTTGAAGGACGCACGCCACCTTCCCCTGCTCTACCTGCTCCTGTTCACCCTCCCCGGCGTGCCCTCCATCTATTACGGCAGTGAGTGGGGACAGACGGGTCGCAAGGAGGGCGGCGATGACCGTCCGCTCCGGCCCGCTCTTCCCGAGCCCCCGGGCCCGGCGAAGCCTCCCCATCCCGGTCTGCGCGAGGCCATCACCCGCTTCGCCTCGCTCCGGCACCAGCACGAGGCGCTCCGGCAGGGAAGCTACCGGGAGCTGCTGGTGCGCAACGAGCAGCTGGCGTTCGCCCGGGAGCGCGGGGGCGAGCTGCTCGTCGTGGCGGTGAATGCCTCGGACAAGCCAGCGGAGGTGGAGGTTCCGATGACCGGGACGCCGGATGGCGACTGGATCGATCTGCTGGAGCCCGGGCGCCGCTTCACCCTGCGGGGGGGACGTCTCCAGCTCGGGCCGCTGCCCGCCACCTCGGGGCGGGTGCTGCGTCGGGCATGA